The Paracoccus sediminicola genome has a segment encoding these proteins:
- the fusA gene encoding elongation factor G — protein sequence MPRDYPIQRYRNFGIMAHIDAGKTTTTERILFYTGKSHKIGEVHDGAATMDWMEQEAERGITITSAATTTFWQRQEDPTEDGTSDTKFRFNIIDTPGHVDFTIEVERSLAVLDGAICLLDANAGVEPQTETVWRQADRYKVPRIVFVNKMDKIGADFFNCVNMIKDRTGGTPCPIALPIGAEDKLEGIIDLIKMEEWTWRGEDLGASWTRQPIRDELKDQADEWRSNMIELAVEQDDDAMEQYLEGNEPDEAKLRELIRKGTLSLSFFPVMAGSAFKNKGVQPLLNAVIDFLPAPTDVPTLMGFSPDDEEEERNIARPAEDEAPFSALAFKIMNDPFVGSLTFTRIYSGIISKGDTMLNSTKGKRERVGRMMLMHSNNREEIENAYAGDIIALAGLKETTTGDTLSDPNKQVVLETMTFPEPVIEIAVEPKSKADQEKMGLALQRLAAEDPSFRVETDLESGQTIMKGMGELHLDILVDRMKREFKVEANIGAPQVAYRETISTEAEIDYTHKKQSGGTGQFARVKMIITPTEPGEGYSFESRIVGGAVPKEYIPGVEKGIKSVMDSGPLAGFPVIDFKVALVDGAFHDVDSSVLAFEIAARAGMREGLRKAGAKLLEPIMRVEVVTPEEYTGSIIGDLTSRRGMVRGQDSRGNANVIDAFVPLANMFGYINNLRSMSSGRAVFTMQFDHYDAVPQNISDEIQKKYA from the coding sequence ATGCCCCGCGATTATCCGATTCAGCGTTACCGTAACTTCGGCATCATGGCTCACATCGATGCCGGCAAGACGACGACGACTGAACGCATCCTGTTCTACACGGGCAAGTCGCACAAGATCGGGGAAGTCCATGATGGCGCCGCCACCATGGACTGGATGGAGCAAGAGGCCGAGCGCGGCATCACCATCACCTCGGCTGCGACCACGACCTTCTGGCAGCGTCAGGAAGACCCGACCGAAGACGGCACCTCGGACACGAAGTTCCGTTTCAACATCATCGACACCCCCGGCCACGTCGACTTCACCATCGAGGTCGAGCGTTCGCTGGCGGTTCTGGATGGTGCGATCTGCCTTCTGGACGCCAATGCCGGTGTCGAGCCGCAGACCGAAACCGTCTGGCGTCAGGCCGACCGCTACAAGGTTCCGCGCATCGTGTTCGTCAACAAGATGGACAAGATCGGTGCCGACTTCTTCAACTGCGTCAACATGATCAAGGACCGCACCGGCGGCACCCCGTGCCCGATCGCCCTGCCGATCGGCGCCGAGGACAAGCTGGAAGGCATCATCGACCTGATCAAGATGGAAGAATGGACCTGGCGCGGCGAAGATCTGGGCGCGTCCTGGACCCGTCAGCCGATCCGTGACGAGCTGAAGGATCAGGCCGACGAATGGCGTTCGAACATGATCGAGCTTGCCGTCGAGCAGGACGATGACGCCATGGAGCAGTATCTCGAAGGCAACGAGCCCGACGAGGCAAAGCTGCGCGAGCTCATCCGCAAGGGCACGCTGTCGCTGAGCTTCTTCCCGGTCATGGCCGGATCTGCCTTCAAGAACAAGGGTGTGCAGCCGCTTCTTAACGCGGTGATCGACTTCCTGCCGGCGCCGACCGACGTGCCGACGCTGATGGGCTTCTCGCCCGATGACGAGGAAGAAGAGCGCAATATCGCCCGTCCCGCCGAAGACGAAGCGCCCTTCTCGGCGCTGGCGTTCAAGATCATGAACGACCCCTTTGTCGGTTCGCTGACCTTCACCCGGATCTATTCGGGCATCATCAGCAAGGGCGACACGATGCTGAACTCGACCAAAGGCAAGCGCGAGCGTGTCGGTCGGATGATGCTGATGCACTCGAACAACCGTGAAGAGATCGAAAACGCCTATGCCGGCGACATCATCGCGCTGGCGGGTCTGAAGGAAACCACCACGGGCGACACGCTGTCGGATCCGAACAAGCAGGTGGTTCTGGAAACCATGACCTTCCCGGAACCGGTGATCGAGATCGCGGTGGAACCGAAGTCGAAGGCCGACCAGGAAAAGATGGGCCTCGCCCTTCAGCGCCTGGCTGCCGAAGACCCCTCTTTCCGCGTCGAGACCGATCTGGAATCGGGCCAGACCATCATGAAGGGGATGGGCGAACTCCATCTCGACATTCTGGTCGATCGCATGAAGCGCGAATTCAAGGTCGAGGCGAATATCGGTGCGCCGCAGGTGGCCTATCGCGAAACCATCTCGACCGAGGCCGAGATCGACTATACGCACAAGAAACAGTCCGGCGGTACCGGCCAGTTCGCGCGCGTAAAGATGATCATCACCCCGACCGAGCCGGGCGAAGGTTACTCTTTCGAAAGCCGGATCGTCGGTGGTGCGGTGCCGAAGGAATACATTCCCGGCGTCGAGAAAGGCATCAAGTCGGTCATGGATTCCGGCCCGCTGGCCGGCTTCCCGGTCATCGACTTCAAGGTCGCCCTGGTTGACGGTGCGTTCCACGATGTCGACTCGTCGGTGCTGGCCTTCGAAATCGCTGCGCGTGCGGGGATGCGTGAAGGTCTGCGCAAGGCAGGTGCAAAGCTGCTGGAACCGATCATGCGCGTCGAAGTGGTCACCCCGGAGGAGTATACCGGTTCGATCATCGGCGACCTGACCTCGCGTCGGGGCATGGTTCGCGGACAGGACAGCCGCGGCAACGCAAACGTCATCGACGCTTTCGTGCCGCTGGCCAATATGTTCGGCTATATCAACAACCTGCGTTCGATGTCTTCGGGCCGCGCGGTGTTCACGATGCAGTTCGACCATTACGACGCCGTGCCGCAGAACATCTCGGACGAGATCCAGAAGAAATACGCGTAA
- the tuf gene encoding elongation factor Tu: MAKAKFERNKPHVNIGTIGHVDHGKTTLTAAITKYFGDFRAYDQIDGAPEEKARGITISTAHVEYETDDRHYAHVDCPGHADYVKNMITGAAQMDGAILVVNAADGPMPQTREHILLGRQVGIPYIVVYLNKVDQVDDEELLELVEMEVRELLSSYEYPGDDIPIIKGSALAALEGRDPEIGENSIRELMKAVDEYIPTPERAVDQPFLMPIEDVFSISGRGTVVTGRVERGAVNVGDELEIVGIRDTKKTTCTGVEMFRKLLDRGEAGDNIGALLRGIERDGVERGQVLAKPGSVTPHTKFEAEAYILTKEEGGRHTPFFANYRPQFYFRTTDVTGSVTLPEGTEMVMPGDNLKFEVELIAPIAMEEKLRFAIREGGRTVGAGVVAKIIE; the protein is encoded by the coding sequence ATGGCAAAAGCAAAATTCGAACGGAACAAGCCGCACGTCAACATTGGCACGATCGGTCACGTTGACCACGGCAAGACGACGCTGACGGCGGCGATCACGAAGTATTTCGGCGATTTCCGCGCCTATGACCAGATCGACGGCGCGCCCGAGGAAAAGGCCCGCGGGATCACCATCTCGACCGCGCATGTCGAGTATGAGACCGATGACCGCCACTATGCGCATGTGGACTGCCCCGGCCACGCCGACTATGTGAAGAACATGATCACCGGTGCCGCCCAGATGGACGGCGCGATCCTGGTGGTGAACGCGGCTGACGGCCCGATGCCGCAGACGCGCGAACACATCCTGCTGGGCCGCCAGGTCGGCATCCCCTATATCGTGGTGTACCTGAACAAGGTCGACCAGGTCGATGACGAGGAACTGCTGGAGCTGGTCGAGATGGAAGTGCGCGAGCTTCTGTCCTCCTACGAATATCCGGGCGACGACATTCCGATCATCAAGGGCTCGGCTCTGGCCGCTCTGGAAGGCCGCGACCCGGAAATCGGCGAGAACTCGATCCGCGAGCTGATGAAGGCCGTGGACGAATACATCCCGACCCCGGAGCGTGCGGTCGACCAGCCCTTCCTGATGCCGATCGAGGACGTGTTCTCGATCTCGGGCCGCGGCACGGTTGTGACCGGCCGGGTCGAGCGTGGCGCGGTGAATGTGGGCGACGAGCTGGAAATCGTCGGCATCCGCGACACCAAGAAGACCACCTGCACGGGCGTCGAGATGTTCCGCAAGCTCTTGGATCGTGGTGAGGCCGGCGACAATATCGGCGCGCTGCTGCGCGGGATCGAGCGTGACGGCGTCGAGCGCGGTCAGGTTCTGGCCAAGCCGGGCTCGGTGACCCCGCACACGAAGTTCGAGGCCGAGGCCTATATCCTGACCAAGGAAGAGGGTGGCCGCCACACGCCGTTCTTCGCGAATTACCGCCCGCAATTCTACTTCCGCACGACGGATGTGACGGGTTCGGTGACGCTGCCGGAAGGCACCGAGATGGTGATGCCGGGCGACAACCTGAAATTCGAGGTCGAGCTGATCGCTCCGATCGCGATGGAAGAAAAACTGCGCTTCGCCATCCGCGAAGGCGGTCGCACCGTCGGCGCCGGCGTGGTGGCCAAGATCATCGAGTGA
- the rpsJ gene encoding 30S ribosomal protein S10 — translation MQSQNIRIRLKAFDYRVLDASTQEIVNTAKRTGATVRGPIPLPNKIEKFTVLRGPHIDKKSRDQWEIRTHKRLLDIVDPTPQTVDALMKLDLAAGVDVEIKV, via the coding sequence ATGCAAAGTCAGAATATCCGCATTCGGCTGAAGGCGTTCGATTACCGCGTGCTGGATGCCAGCACCCAGGAAATCGTGAACACCGCCAAGCGCACGGGTGCCACGGTTCGCGGGCCGATCCCGCTGCCGAACAAGATCGAGAAATTCACCGTCCTGCGCGGCCCGCATATCGACAAGAAGTCGCGCGACCAGTGGGAAATTCGCACTCACAAGCGTCTGCTGGACATCGTCGATCCGACGCCGCAGACGGTTGATGCGCTGATGAAGCTCGACCTCGCCGCTGGCGTGGATGTCGAGATCAAGGTGTAA
- the rplC gene encoding 50S ribosomal protein L3, with protein sequence MRTGVIAKKLGMTRLFMEDGRQVPVTVLQLDNLQVVSQRTAERDGYVAVQLGAGDAKAKRVAAPLRGHFAKAGVAPKRKIAEFRVSEDNLVDVGEEIIADHYFAGQFVDVAGTSIGKGFAGAMKRHNFGGLRASHGVSISHRSHGSTGQCQDPGKVFKGKKMAGHLGAVRVTTQNLQVVQTDTDRGLIMVKGSVPGSKGGWVIVKDAVKKELPENLITPAATRSKLKEAQRIAEEAAAQAAAEEEAAREEAARLAAEQEEAALKEAEASIEADKEAADPNEDQADDAAPEGENKE encoded by the coding sequence ATGCGTACAGGTGTAATCGCCAAGAAGCTGGGCATGACCCGGCTGTTCATGGAAGACGGCCGCCAGGTTCCGGTGACCGTGCTTCAGCTGGACAATCTGCAGGTGGTCTCGCAGCGCACCGCCGAGCGTGACGGCTATGTCGCCGTGCAACTCGGTGCGGGTGACGCCAAGGCCAAGCGCGTCGCGGCTCCGCTGCGCGGGCATTTCGCGAAGGCCGGTGTTGCGCCCAAGCGCAAGATCGCCGAGTTCCGCGTCTCCGAGGACAATCTGGTCGATGTGGGCGAGGAAATCATCGCCGACCACTATTTCGCCGGCCAGTTCGTCGATGTAGCGGGCACGTCCATCGGTAAGGGTTTTGCCGGTGCGATGAAGCGGCATAACTTTGGCGGTCTGCGTGCCTCTCATGGTGTGTCGATCAGCCACCGCTCGCACGGCTCGACCGGTCAGTGTCAGGACCCGGGCAAGGTGTTCAAGGGCAAGAAGATGGCCGGTCATCTGGGCGCGGTCCGCGTGACCACCCAGAACCTTCAGGTCGTCCAGACCGATACCGACCGTGGCCTGATCATGGTCAAGGGTTCGGTGCCGGGCTCGAAAGGTGGCTGGGTCATCGTCAAGGATGCCGTCAAGAAAGAGCTGCCCGAGAACCTGATCACCCCGGCTGCGACCCGTTCGAAGCTGAAGGAAGCGCAGCGCATCGCCGAGGAGGCCGCCGCACAGGCCGCCGCCGAGGAAGAAGCCGCCCGCGAGGAAGCCGCACGTCTGGCCGCCGAGCAGGAAGAAGCCGCGCTGAAGGAAGCAGAAGCCTCGATCGAAGCCGACAAGGAAGCGGCCGATCCGAACGAGGATCAGGCTGACGATGCCGCTCCGGAAGGGGAGAACAAGGAATGA
- the rplD gene encoding 50S ribosomal protein L4 codes for MKLDVIKLDSGKAGSIELADEVFGLEPRGDILQRVVRWQRAKAQQGTHSVLGRSEVSYSTKKIYRQKGTGGARHGSRKAPIFRKGGVYKGPTPRSHAFDLPKKVRALGLKHALSAKANAGELVVIEDLNIADAKTSAVAKAVKENGWKRVLVIDGADVNEGFARAARNLDGVDVLPSMGANVYDILKRDTLVLTRAGVEALEARLK; via the coding sequence ATGAAACTCGATGTGATCAAGCTGGACTCCGGTAAGGCCGGGTCCATCGAGCTGGCCGACGAGGTCTTCGGGCTGGAGCCGCGTGGCGACATCCTGCAGCGCGTCGTCCGCTGGCAGCGCGCCAAGGCGCAGCAGGGCACCCATTCGGTGCTGGGCCGGTCCGAGGTCAGCTATTCGACCAAGAAGATCTATCGCCAGAAGGGCACCGGCGGCGCACGCCACGGCTCTCGCAAGGCGCCGATCTTCCGCAAGGGCGGTGTCTATAAGGGTCCGACCCCGCGCAGCCATGCGTTTGACCTGCCCAAGAAGGTCCGCGCGCTTGGCCTCAAGCATGCCCTCTCGGCGAAAGCCAATGCGGGCGAGCTGGTCGTGATCGAAGACCTGAACATCGCCGACGCCAAGACCTCTGCCGTCGCCAAGGCCGTCAAGGAAAACGGCTGGAAGCGCGTGCTGGTCATCGACGGTGCCGACGTGAACGAGGGCTTTGCCCGCGCCGCGCGGAACCTGGACGGCGTCGATGTGCTGCCCTCGATGGGCGCCAATGTCTATGACATCCTCAAGCGCGACACGTTGGTGCTGACGCGGGCGGGTGTCGAAGCTCTGGAGGCTCGCCTGAAATGA
- a CDS encoding 50S ribosomal protein L23: MSAKAEHYDVIRKPIITEKSTMAQEANAFVFEVAIDANKPQIKEAVETLFDVKVKAVNTTVTKGKTKRFRGRPGVRSDVKKAYVTLEEGNSIDVSTGL, from the coding sequence ATGAGCGCGAAAGCTGAACATTACGATGTGATCCGCAAGCCGATCATCACCGAGAAATCGACCATGGCTCAGGAAGCCAATGCGTTCGTTTTCGAAGTGGCGATCGACGCGAACAAGCCGCAGATCAAGGAAGCTGTGGAAACCCTGTTCGACGTCAAGGTCAAAGCGGTGAACACTACCGTGACCAAAGGCAAGACCAAGCGTTTCCGCGGCCGCCCCGGCGTCCGTTCCGACGTGAAGAAAGCCTATGTCACGCTGGAAGAAGGCAATTCGATCGACGTGTCCACCGGACTTTGA
- the rplB gene encoding 50S ribosomal protein L2 produces MALKSYKPTTPGQRGLVLIDRSELWKGRPVKSLTEGLTKKGGRNNTGRITMRRKGGGAKRLYRIVDFKRTKFDVSGVVERIEYDPNRTAFIALIKYDDGEQAYILAPQRLAVGDKVVAGERVDVKPGNAMPFSGMPIGTIVHNVELKPGKGGQIARSAGTYAQFVGRDGGYAQIRLSSGELRMVRQECMATIGAVSNPDHSNQDFGKAGRNRHKGIRPSVRGVAMNPIDHPHGGGEGRTSGGRTPVTPWGKDTKGKKTRTNKSTDKYILRSRHARKKGR; encoded by the coding sequence ATGGCACTCAAGTCGTATAAACCGACGACGCCTGGCCAGCGCGGGCTGGTTCTGATCGACCGTTCGGAGCTTTGGAAAGGTCGTCCGGTCAAATCCCTTACCGAAGGTTTGACCAAGAAGGGCGGCCGGAACAACACCGGACGGATCACCATGCGCCGCAAGGGCGGCGGGGCAAAGCGCCTGTATCGCATCGTCGATTTCAAGCGCACCAAGTTCGATGTGTCGGGCGTGGTCGAGCGGATCGAATACGATCCCAACCGCACCGCCTTCATCGCGCTGATCAAATATGACGATGGCGAGCAGGCCTATATCCTGGCCCCGCAGCGTCTGGCCGTGGGCGACAAGGTCGTCGCCGGTGAGCGCGTGGATGTGAAGCCCGGCAATGCGATGCCCTTCTCGGGGATGCCGATCGGCACCATCGTGCATAACGTCGAACTCAAGCCCGGCAAGGGCGGCCAGATCGCGCGTTCGGCGGGCACCTATGCCCAGTTCGTGGGCCGCGATGGCGGTTACGCCCAGATCCGCCTGTCCTCGGGCGAGCTGCGCATGGTCCGCCAGGAATGCATGGCCACCATCGGCGCCGTGTCGAACCCGGATCACTCGAACCAGGATTTCGGCAAGGCCGGCCGCAACCGTCACAAGGGCATCCGCCCGAGCGTGCGCGGTGTCGCCATGAACCCGATCGACCACCCGCATGGTGGTGGTGAGGGCCGGACCTCGGGCGGCCGCACGCCGGTCACACCCTGGGGCAAGGACACCAAGGGCAAGAAGACCCGCACCAACAAGTCGACCGACAAGTATATCCTGCGGTCGCGTCACGCACGCAAGAAGGGGCGCTAA
- the rpsS gene encoding 30S ribosomal protein S19: protein MARSVWKGPFVDAYVLKKAEKARESGKSDVIKIWSRRSTILPQFVGLTFGVYNGHKHIPVNVSEDMIGQKFGEYSPTRTYYGHAADKKAKRK from the coding sequence ATGGCACGTTCTGTTTGGAAAGGGCCTTTTGTCGACGCCTATGTGCTGAAAAAGGCCGAGAAAGCCCGTGAGTCGGGCAAATCGGATGTCATCAAGATCTGGTCGCGCCGTTCGACCATTCTGCCGCAATTCGTCGGCCTGACCTTCGGTGTCTATAACGGGCACAAGCATATCCCGGTGAATGTCTCGGAAGATATGATCGGTCAGAAATTCGGGGAATACTCGCCGACGCGGACCTATTACGGTCACGCGGCCGACAAGAAAGCGAAAAGGAAGTAA
- the rpsC gene encoding 30S ribosomal protein S3 encodes MGQKVNPVGMRLQVNRTWDSRWYADDKEYGDLLLEDVHIREFIKKEAKQAGISRVIIERPHKKCRVTIHAARPGVIIGKKGADIEQLRKKLAQFTDSELHLNIVEVRKPELDAQLVAESIAQQLERRVSFRRAMKRAVQNAMRMGAQGIRVNVAGRLGGAEIARTEWYREGRVPLHTLRADIDYALSEAETPYGIIGVKVWIFKGEIMEHDPSARERRAAEAQEGPAPRGPRRDAR; translated from the coding sequence ATGGGTCAGAAGGTCAACCCCGTCGGGATGCGCCTCCAGGTCAACCGCACCTGGGACAGCCGCTGGTATGCCGATGACAAGGAATATGGCGACCTGCTGCTTGAGGACGTGCATATCCGCGAGTTCATCAAGAAAGAAGCCAAGCAGGCCGGCATCAGCCGCGTCATCATCGAGCGTCCGCACAAGAAGTGCCGCGTGACCATTCACGCCGCGCGTCCGGGCGTCATCATCGGCAAGAAGGGCGCCGATATCGAGCAGCTGCGCAAGAAACTGGCGCAGTTCACCGATAGCGAGCTGCATCTGAACATCGTCGAGGTCCGCAAGCCGGAACTCGATGCTCAGCTGGTCGCGGAATCCATCGCGCAGCAGCTCGAGCGCCGCGTCTCGTTCCGCCGCGCCATGAAGCGCGCGGTGCAGAACGCGATGCGCATGGGTGCTCAGGGCATTCGCGTGAACGTCGCGGGCCGTCTGGGCGGTGCCGAGATCGCGCGGACCGAGTGGTATCGCGAAGGTCGCGTGCCGCTGCACACGCTGCGCGCCGATATCGACTATGCGCTCTCGGAAGCCGAAACCCCGTACGGGATCATCGGTGTGAAGGTGTGGATCTTCAAGGGCGAGATCATGGAGCATGATCCTTCGGCCCGCGAGCGCCGCGCCGCCGAGGCTCAGGAAGGCCCGGCCCCGCGTGGTCCGCGCCGTGACGCCCGCTAA